The following is a genomic window from Liolophura sinensis isolate JHLJ2023 chromosome 10, CUHK_Ljap_v2, whole genome shotgun sequence.
ATTTGTATATCCTGTGAGTAGCCCAtatgtagggctgtgattacgtatactatcacagccctgtcttgttccataagcttaccctGAACAACTCTGTACTTCCCTTCCTGGCTTTAAtatgctgggcaccaaataatttgtctgtctgtagttATAGtcatctcagctatcaattccaggtaggtgttcccatgtgtcattactaataaatccacacaagcatgagaCTAgtgtggaaactggataaattccaactccatCCGCCCTGTTTGAATGTATGCTCCTCAGagcccatacaagggagatatTACTAATATTactggcatatatatattttgcacATCTTGTTTATTCTTTAAAtgtttgagaaatttttttattcatcaatgTTCATTATGGGTTCCCTCTATGTGattactggtgagactgatcctaaacaattagCCAGGATGTGTGTCAAAAGGTCTAACTTGCCTAACAATAGCAgtgataattgtatacatgattcACTCCTCTGTGtagagtatgcattcaaacagaGCGGTTGAAgttagaatttatccagtttttaCTAGTTTCATAGTAGTGTGGATTTATTTGCGAGGACACATGGGAACAtccacctacctggaattggtAGCTGAGACGACTATATCTACGGTCAGACATATTATTTGGTGCCCTGcagtagtatattaaagccagcaagggaagtacactggtgttcaaggtaagcttatggaacgagacagggctgtgatagtatatgtaatcacagccctacagaggtAGTGAGCATCCATATACATCAAAAAAACTTTATTTCCACACACCATGCACGACATAACAGGAGAGAGAATCTCCGATATTTCCCTCCTACAGCCTTAAGTCAAACTTGGGAGGAGGCGTCTATCCATGAGAATAACCAtgtcataaatgtaatgtaaagaaaatgaaagtgcCGACGGCACAGTGTATACACCTGGTCTGTCAGGAAAGAGAAGAGTTTGATTCTTCCGACATAGGATCCATTTCACACCAATCTTTTTCATCTACAGTAGAATTTACTGTAAACCTCAAAATTATGCAAAATACTCACGCCATTGTGTTATTAAGGTGTTAAGTTTTCCTGTCGCTTCCCTGTGTTTTCAAACAAACCAGAACCACGTGCGTGTTAACCGGAAGTCAGGGATAATACATTTTTTGCAAGTATTGAAAGCATTTCTATGATAAACGATATATCTGCAATATGTCTTTGCATACATGAACTGTAACACCCAAATGATACAGATCCTCAGCATGTACCTCATCAATAACGAATGAAGCGATATCAATGTTTAATTACTACAAAAATAACAGATGGCCCCTTTTATTTCGGTGTGGATTCCAATATGTCTTCTCAAGAGCTCGGCTGTCACTTTTTCCGACGAATTTTTCGGCTTTCACGTATCACATCACCACCTTTAGTTCATAACAAAGGTATAGATGGAAAATAAGTGTTCAGTTACTGATCGCAACCATGTCATTGTGCTCGTGTAATCAGATCTCGATTTAAAAATCAAGTTTGAGGGGAAGCACAATCTCTTGGCCAGAGAAATctcgagttcgaatccagcagtCAGTGTAACTTGGAAAACCTTGGTCCCCATAATTTGCTACATGTTCGTGAACTAGTATAACTTTGAAAATGGCATGCTACCAACGGTTCAATCACACGGCTTCATCCATAACCTCCTCCATTTCTTGGAATTAGCATTTACGTATGCCGTCTAAATGACTCGTGCAGTGTGCGAACGTACTGTCATTCATTATTTTGAGCATGAAAGTGAGTGTTTTAAATTAGAGGGTCCATTGTTTACAAGGAACATTCATACactacatatttattcatttatttattttattcatgttttacaccatactcaagaatatttcacttatatgacaacagcTGGGGGTAACCCAAGatcatccacatgttgctgtcagaccttccaacgtgtggcccgagaggaagccagcatgaggtggactcgaactcacagtgattgcattggtgggaggagtcattgcgctgtgctggcgtgcCACGGAGGCCTAtactacatatgtataaaatgttgaTGAACACTTCAGGTTTGTATATAATGGTAGAATTGTCTTGTTTTAGGTCTTGCAGTGCTGCCCAGATGCTGTTGCTGTCAAACTTCTAGACAGATGTCAAGTCAGAGCAATAGAGACTATGAAGTCAATCCAGAATTTGTTAACAGAAATCCAAGGTGTGTTTAGTAAATATAGATAttgacattttgatttatttctttatttgattggtgttttacggttactcaagaatatttctctttatgacggcggccagcattatggtgggaggaaattacgcagagcccagggaaaacccacaaccatccgcaggttgctggcagaccttccctgttacaaccggagaggaagccaccacgagctgggcttgaactcacagcgaccgcattggtgagaggctcctaggtcattatgGTGTGttagccatggaggcccccttgACATTTTGACAGATATGGAACCGTGAATTGAGAATATAAAGAGATCACATTCGTCCACAGTTTAGATTATGTACACAGAGTACATCACCGCCAGCCATGAGCATGTCTGACTGTTCCACATTTTTGTGTGATAATACATGGAAGTGTTCACAGGTTCGGTTTTTTGGTTTCTGTGCAATAACTGCTTCACATATTTTCTGAATTCATTTTGTGTTCCGTCAGTTTAAGCTTGAAATTCAGCTTGATACCTTTTGCATATTTAGCATGGGATATAGATGTGGGATTTGGGCGTTGACTTTTAACCCTTCATCTTTAGTtttaaggatttcttcgtcttcatatgactgaaaaattgttaagtacaaagttaatccccaagtactcactcactcactcgtctTTAGTTGTATGTAAATCCATTTTTTCTGGCATCACAGTCTGCCACGACATTTAAGTTTGGTGTTATTCAATATTGCCCTCTTTGACATTCTATCTTTGGCTCCACCCCTGTTATGGCATTCACAGTAAATCATCTGTTCGTATAATTTTGACCATCTAATCACCCTGCTGTAGTAAATTGATGAAAGAATCATCTGAAATTGTGTGTGACGTACTTCGCATGATTTTCTCCCAATTATGAATAAATCACCCTTTTGCATACAACAGTTCATACATTAGGGTTATTAGTTGGTGAGAATTCGAGGAAATTATGTGTGATTTACTGTATGCTGCATTATGGGATATGATATTTATTGGTTTAGTTCCTTttacaataattttactgtCTTATTTCAGGAATCTTGAGTCCATGGGACTGGCGCGTAAAACTACAGGATGGACTTACCAGTATCCACGTAAAGATTATTATAACAAGtgtgtaatattatttattatatgtaatataattttgtaatattttgcatctacatatatatatatatatatatatatatatatatatatatatatatatatatatatatatatatatataatatcaggTCTCATTCACAGCTTAGTTTCTCATAGAAGTGTGGATAGAAAATAAGTGTCCAGTTAACAATCTCAGACATGTTGATATACACTTGTAATCAGATCTTGATCTAAAAACAGAGtgtagaagaattacagtgcctGTTAGGGAATGCAAGAACTACAATTTCAAACCTATGCCAGGGTAAGTGGCATGTTCAAATTTAGGAGTTGCTGATTCTGTTGTTACCTGGAAAACATACCTGgaaaacacacatgtatcttaatccctcaaccttttcgcatacgaaagagcagctttcagtgcaatgtatgcacatttttaatttgatttttgagacaaaactacattggttggatgggccagtttcagggcttcacgaaaagtataatttcatcactCAACACAGAATGatgcttcagaatatgcttgaatgaacaccttacaaacatgcaaaaaggttgaagaattacaataggTCCATAATTTGCAACATGTTCATGGACTAGGATTTAACCAGTGGCTCAGTCACACAGCTTTCCATAAATAACACACACTCATAACACACACTCACAACAATGTCATATGGATGAAAGCTACATCATCAACAAGAACTAGAGAGCAACAAGGCACACTGCTGATTAATTTTGCCTACTACTTGTATCAGGTCATATCCAGGGCTGTAGTCAAAACGTGCTGTTAATGTGTCCAATCAGccactgattttttttgttcataggTTGGACAGTATAGTCTCATTAGTCAATAGTCAACCAACAATCTGGCACCTCAACTGTTAATTTAAATGTGGTGATGATTCTGatcggggggcctccgtggctcagtcggttagcgagctagcgtagcgtaatgacccaggagcctctcatcaatgcggtcgctgtgagttcaagtccagctcatgctggcttcctctccgtccgtacgtgggaaggcctgccagcaacctgcagagggttgtgggtttcccccgggctgtgcctgtttcttcccaccataatgctggccgccgtcgtataagtgaaatagtcttgagtacggcgtatgcTTGCTGTCTGGCCgtatgcgggaaggtctgccagcaacctccggatggtcatcgtataagtgaaatattcttgagtacggcgtaaaaacaccaatcaatcaaataagattctgattggttcacGGCAGCCACGTCACCATCCTTGCTATATTTGTAGCAATTTGTAAGAGTATTTTTGACACCATACTTCTAGGAgatgtaaaatttaaaagtaTGTGAATTTAGTTACACAAGAACACAAGAAttacaaagaatttaaaaaataacagtGATTATAAAACTGTTCCCATGTTCAGTTCTCATATTTATATTGGCTGAAATGTAACAAGCTCAGTTTTTATCAGTGACATTATGTTTTAGGCTAATATTTGAAATAACCAATCGTAACACAGCCGGATACATAGAGCATTCAAATGGGAAAAGGATAATCTCCGCCTCCACCTCCGAGTGGCCAATCAGACAGCATCTTTACAGGTATGATTGACAGCATTGTCAGGATTATTTAACAAGGCCTAAGCTTTTAGAGACTCAGACAAGACACTGTCTTTGTTCCTTCTTATGGTAGAAGcacttcagaaaaaaacaggTGGTTTGGCAActgcaattttattttgtgttttactggcCAGCCGGCActaaactgaaaatccaccctCTTTTTTGTCAGACCTTGatatttttcctgtttttccaAAGTTtctatatgcataaatatgtcTTGAATGGGGAAAAAACTACTGGAACAGTCCAGATTTCCCACAattaatttttaagatttacatCTATACCATCCTCTGttggaaaaatatttattctgcctgtgaaacaatttaaattggcatAGCATTAATTCTAAGGTGGGTCAATTTTAGATACCAGTGATGTTTCACTGAGCTATtgctcttttatttttttttttttttttttttttttgttaatgccTGAATCAAATTCTTTTGAACTTAACTCATGTAATGTGTGCCTGTGCGgaaaaaagagtgagtgagtgagtgcttggggtttaacatcgtactgcGGGAAAGAGAAAATCTGCCATTAAGTGAGAACGAATATAGAACTTTCAGAACTCAGTGctaacatgtatgtttcattgcAGCTGCACAGATGTGATAGCAGCACAGAGCATTGGGAGGATTCTTGCACATCGCTGTCACCAGGCAGGACTCAGTCAGGTGTTCTGTGATTACGACGAGAGAAGTTTGTCACAGAAGGTTAGTCCAGTGTCGGGTTCAGAGCTCTGGGTTCATCTGGGTTCAGAGCTCTGGGTTCATCTGGGTTCAGAGCTTGGGTTCATCCGGGTTCAGAGCTCGGGGTTCATCCGGGTTCAGAGCTCGGGGTCAATCCGGGTTCAGAGCTCAGGGTTCATCCGGGTTCAGAGCTCAGGGTTCATTCGGGTTCAGAACTCGGGGTTCATCCGGGTTCAGAGCTTGGAGTTCATCCGGGTTCAGAGCTCTGGGTTCATCCGGGTTCAGAGCTTGGAGTTCATCCGGGTTCAAAGCTCGAGGTTCATCCGGGTTAAGAGCTCGAGGTTCATCCGGGTGCAGAGCTCGGGGTTCATCCAGGTTCAGAGCTCGGGGTCCATCCGGGTTCAGAGCTCAGGGTTCATCCGGGTTCAGAGCTCAGGGTTCATTCGGGTTCAGAACTCGGGGTTCATCCGGGTTCAGAGCTTGGAGTTCATCTGGGTTCAGAGCTCTGGGTTCATCCGGGTTCAGAGCTTGGAGTTCATCCGGGTTCAAAGCTCGAGGTTCATCCGGGTTAAGCGCTCGGGGTTCATCCAGGTTCAGAGTTCGGAGTTCATCCTTGACAGAGGAAAGAAATATGTATTGTATTAGAGCCTTGGTAACGGTCAGAAGTGGACGCTGTTGTGTTGCCTGCCATGAAATTCAATGGAAACCTCTGTCACCAGTATGACATGATCATATGTCAGACCAAGAAAATTTTGCctctgtaacttgtcagaggttCATCCGGGTTCAGAGCTCGGGGTTCATCCGGGTTCAGAGCATGTTGTTTTGCTTTATGCAGTTCCATAGGTCTGTATAAAGTTTCTTGAGTTTCATTAATGAAGGCCTTTAAGTTGTTGGAAAATAGTTATCAGAAAAATTCAATTCTGTAACTTGTTCAGGAAAGCAGAGAGTTACAGATTTAATAGAAAATGTGAGATACCATAAttcttttcaactgcctctgctatggggtgtagaaaaaaatttgtacagttttgtgaagcttgaaTCTTTAGCAGCGCAAGTCAGTTTCATAATAATTCTGTGCAAAAAATTCCaccgaaaaggttgaagatttatagcAGATTGATTAGTTTTTCGTGCCATGTTCAAAATATAGAATATTGAAAGAGTACAGTTTATGAGTGGTGTAAAGTGGAGTGCCAGGTGTAAACCAAAGACCTTTGTCAGGCACCTCATTGGTTAAGTGCATGAAAGCCGTGCAAGCCTGCAGAATGCAAGAATTCAGCAGGTTAAtccaaaaacaataaaacacatctAGACAGGTTGCAGGTACGCTGGTAAAGTGGAGAAGACAGGCCACTGGAAACCTTTGACCTGGGTAGTGCcacatgttgacattttgtttaacacaatgttttttttttcttgtaagtCACATGATGAAAATCATTTAGAACATTCAGTGGGTAACATTGATGTCACATCTGCATTTTTTGTCTTGAAATAGTTCATTTCATGgttcatgtttcattttttcactttttcagttCAAAGTATTTATCCAGGCCATGAAAGATGGGGACATAGAACTGTCGGAGCCCAAAGTGATTAAAGCCGGAATAGAACCAGGGATTGACTACGACAACCCAAAGGGCAACAGATATGCTGAAAAGAAACGCTGGAAGGATGACGTTCAAGTCATTTCTTagtgatttaaatgttcacagaATTTTGTAGACGATAATAAATagatttgttttgtatttgtcatGGAAATATTCcctgtttgtctttttttttacttcactAAAATTGGGCCCAgttttttaaaagtgtattaacagCTGAgcctggtattaactttagtcgaTTTTTTTGTATTAGAACAAGATTGGGaggcatccgtggctcagtcggttagcgcgccagcgcagcgtaatgacccagaagcctttcaccaatgcggtcgctgtgagttcaagaccagctcatgctgccttcctctctggccgtacgtgggaaggtctgccagcaacctgcgcatggtcgtgggtttcccccgagctctgcccggtttccacccaccataatgctggccgccgtcgtataagtgaaatattcttgagtacggcgtaaaacaccaatcaaaaaaaacaaaaaaaaaaaaca
Proteins encoded in this region:
- the LOC135476372 gene encoding large ribosomal subunit protein uL18m-like translates to MSSQELGCHFFRRIFRLSRITSPPLVHNKGLAVLPRCCCCQTSRQMSSQSNRDYEVNPEFVNRNPRNLESMGLARKTTGWTYQYPRKDYYNKLIFEITNRNTAGYIEHSNGKRIISASTSEWPIRQHLYSCTDVIAAQSIGRILAHRCHQAGLSQVFCDYDERSLSQKFKVFIQAMKDGDIELSEPKVIKAGIEPGIDYDNPKGNRYAEKKRWKDDVQVIS